A part of Streptomyces sp. NBC_00557 genomic DNA contains:
- a CDS encoding PPA1309 family protein, giving the protein MSNTPMAASPLTRAVLEIDEYVSGLGWDQPARLFALVDTARLRAQEPALAAQLGLEDESASAGLTPIEQDEIPAGKPLDEFLGTIAWPDAVTGCALCVERLMLPPSAEAQVPQDLSEAQLTKWVAEHPERQEVRMTVAVLRDGSRDSALRLREKDSPTEVLTGPDLVPGLAEALTATFED; this is encoded by the coding sequence ATGTCCAACACTCCCATGGCAGCGAGCCCGCTCACCCGGGCCGTACTCGAGATCGACGAGTACGTCTCCGGCCTCGGCTGGGACCAGCCCGCTCGCCTCTTCGCCCTTGTCGACACCGCGCGGCTGCGGGCCCAGGAACCCGCGCTCGCGGCCCAGCTGGGTCTCGAGGACGAGTCCGCGTCCGCCGGTCTCACCCCGATCGAGCAGGACGAGATCCCGGCCGGCAAGCCGCTCGACGAGTTCCTCGGCACCATCGCCTGGCCCGACGCGGTGACCGGCTGCGCACTCTGTGTGGAGCGGCTGATGCTGCCGCCGTCCGCCGAGGCGCAGGTCCCGCAGGATCTGAGCGAGGCCCAGCTGACCAAGTGGGTGGCCGAGCACCCCGAGCGCCAGGAGGTGCGCATGACGGTCGCGGTGCTGCGCGACGGCAGCCGCGACTCGGCGCTGCGGCTGCGCGAGAAGGACTCCCCGACGGAGGTCCTGACCGGCCCGGACCTGGTGCCCGGCCTGGCCGAGGCCCTGACGGCGACGTTCGAGGACTGA
- a CDS encoding YlbL family protein codes for MPRRTATMLASTLMLIALLCAGVLIPAPYSEMSPGPTVNTLADHDGEPVLQISGHKTYPTDGNLNMTTVRVTSADFRMNLVEAVYGWLDHDTKVVPHDTLYPDGKTEQQSTQENAEEFSQSQESAKVAALKQLGIPVRSWVIVSTVVKGTPAEGRLHAGDVIKAVDGTAVKQPTDVAKLVTRHKPGQKVVFTVVPAKDQAAAVKAHKTATTTRDVTLTTKTSDDTGPKRAIVGISAGTDHTFPFTIDIKLADVGGPSAGLMFALGIYDKLTPGSLTGGKFVAGTGTIDDNGTVGPIGGVEMKTVGARDKGAQYFLTPADNCAAAAKDTPSGLRLVKVRTIKDALDALKDIRTGNAAALPQCTTKG; via the coding sequence ATGCCACGCCGCACCGCGACGATGCTCGCCTCCACCCTGATGCTGATCGCGCTCCTGTGCGCGGGAGTGCTCATCCCCGCGCCGTATTCGGAGATGTCCCCCGGCCCGACCGTGAACACGCTGGCGGACCACGACGGCGAGCCGGTGCTGCAGATCTCCGGGCACAAGACGTACCCGACCGACGGCAACCTGAACATGACCACCGTCCGGGTGACCAGCGCGGACTTCCGCATGAACCTGGTGGAGGCGGTCTACGGCTGGCTCGACCACGACACCAAGGTCGTGCCGCACGACACGCTCTACCCGGACGGCAAGACCGAGCAGCAGTCCACGCAGGAGAACGCCGAGGAGTTCAGTCAGTCCCAGGAGAGCGCCAAGGTCGCCGCCCTGAAGCAGCTGGGCATCCCGGTGAGGTCCTGGGTGATCGTCTCCACCGTCGTCAAGGGCACCCCGGCCGAGGGCAGGCTGCACGCCGGCGACGTGATCAAGGCCGTCGACGGCACGGCCGTCAAGCAGCCCACCGACGTCGCCAAGCTGGTCACCAGGCACAAGCCCGGACAGAAGGTCGTCTTCACCGTCGTCCCCGCCAAGGACCAGGCCGCCGCCGTGAAGGCGCACAAGACGGCGACCACGACCCGGGACGTCACCCTCACCACGAAGACGTCCGACGACACCGGGCCCAAGCGGGCCATCGTCGGGATCTCCGCCGGGACCGACCACACCTTCCCGTTCACCATCGACATCAAGCTCGCCGACGTCGGCGGCCCCAGCGCCGGCCTGATGTTCGCCCTCGGCATCTACGACAAGCTCACCCCGGGCAGCCTGACCGGCGGCAAGTTCGTCGCCGGCACCGGCACCATCGACGACAACGGCACCGTCGGCCCGATCGGCGGCGTCGAGATGAAGACCGTCGGCGCGCGCGACAAGGGCGCCCAGTACTTCCTGACGCCGGCCGACAACTGCGCGGCCGCCGCCAAGGACACCCCGAGCGGGCTCCGGCTGGTGAAGGTCAGGACGATCAAGGACGCGCTGGACGCGCTGAAGGACATCCGCACCGGGAACGCCGCGGCGCTGCCGCAGTGCACCACCAAGGGCTGA
- a CDS encoding molybdenum cofactor biosynthesis protein MoaE, which produces MAHTNEHPGEQAAQDPIKLIAVRETALSVDEVFQAVGDAAAGGIALFVGTVRNHDGGADVDALGYSCHPSAEAEMRRIAEKVAAEYPVRALAAVHRVGDLRVGDLAVVVAVACPHRAEAFDACRKLIDDLKHEVPIWKHQRFSDGTEEWVGAC; this is translated from the coding sequence ATGGCACACACGAACGAGCACCCCGGTGAGCAGGCGGCCCAGGATCCCATCAAGCTGATCGCCGTCCGCGAGACCGCCCTCTCTGTGGACGAGGTGTTCCAGGCTGTCGGGGACGCCGCCGCCGGAGGCATCGCCCTGTTCGTGGGAACCGTGCGCAACCACGACGGGGGCGCGGACGTGGACGCGCTCGGCTACTCCTGCCACCCCAGCGCCGAGGCCGAGATGCGGCGCATCGCCGAGAAGGTGGCGGCCGAGTATCCGGTCCGCGCGCTGGCCGCCGTGCACCGGGTGGGGGACCTGCGGGTCGGGGACCTCGCCGTGGTCGTCGCCGTCGCCTGCCCGCACCGGGCCGAGGCGTTCGACGCCTGCCGCAAGCTGATCGACGACCTCAAGCACGAGGTGCCGATCTGGAAGCACCAGAGGTTCTCCGACGGTACGGAGGAATGGGTGGGGGCCTGCTGA
- a CDS encoding SDR family oxidoreductase encodes MSSPDRQVRAARNTSAPSAAPAVRGPVVAVTGAARGVGALLTERLAASEEIRQVVAIDERRGDCAAATWHILDVRDPAIAEKLRGADVVVHLALDLDLETDPAARTAYNVRGTQTVLTASAAAGVHRVVLCTSAMVYGALPDNELPLSEDAELRATAEATGVGDLLEIERLARRAPRAHPGLNVTVVRPAVLVGGTDTALTRYFESPRLLVVAGSRPAWQFCHVEDLCSALEYAVLEKVDGELAVGCDGWLEQEEVEELSGIRRMELPSAVALGAAARLHRIGLTPSPAGDLAYTMYPWVVSGSRLHDAGWRPKWTNEEVLAELLEEVSGRHTVAGRRLGRKDATAAGAAGATVALLGAAAVVRRARKARRRA; translated from the coding sequence GTGAGTTCCCCAGATCGTCAGGTTCGCGCAGCGCGAAACACCTCGGCCCCGTCCGCGGCTCCCGCCGTGCGCGGGCCCGTCGTCGCGGTCACCGGAGCCGCCCGCGGCGTCGGCGCCCTGCTCACCGAGCGGCTCGCCGCCTCCGAGGAGATCAGGCAGGTCGTCGCCATCGACGAGCGGCGCGGCGACTGCGCCGCCGCCACCTGGCACATCCTCGACGTGCGCGACCCCGCCATCGCGGAGAAGCTGCGCGGCGCCGACGTGGTCGTCCACCTCGCGCTCGACCTCGATCTGGAGACCGACCCGGCCGCCCGGACCGCTTACAACGTCCGGGGGACGCAGACCGTCCTGACCGCGTCGGCCGCGGCCGGCGTGCACCGGGTCGTGCTGTGCACCTCGGCGATGGTCTACGGCGCGCTGCCGGACAACGAGCTGCCCCTGTCGGAGGACGCCGAGCTTCGCGCGACCGCCGAGGCCACCGGGGTGGGGGACCTGCTGGAGATCGAGCGGCTGGCCCGGCGCGCGCCACGCGCGCACCCGGGGCTGAACGTCACCGTCGTACGGCCCGCCGTGCTGGTCGGCGGCACCGACACCGCGCTGACCCGGTACTTCGAGTCGCCGCGCCTGCTGGTCGTCGCCGGGTCCCGGCCCGCGTGGCAGTTCTGCCACGTCGAGGACCTGTGCAGCGCCCTGGAGTACGCCGTCCTGGAGAAGGTCGACGGGGAACTCGCCGTCGGCTGCGACGGATGGCTGGAGCAGGAGGAGGTCGAGGAGCTGAGCGGGATCCGGCGGATGGAACTGCCGTCGGCGGTCGCGCTCGGCGCGGCGGCCCGGCTGCACCGGATCGGCCTCACCCCGTCCCCGGCGGGCGACCTGGCCTACACCATGTACCCGTGGGTGGTCAGCGGCAGCCGTCTGCACGACGCCGGGTGGCGGCCGAAGTGGACCAACGAGGAAGTGCTCGCGGAACTGCTGGAGGAGGTCTCCGGGCGGCACACGGTCGCCGGACGGCGCCTCGGGCGCAAGGACGCCACGGCCGCCGGCGCCGCCGGGGCGACGGTGGCCCTGCTGGGCGCCGCGGCCGTCGTACGGCGCGCCCGCAAGGCCCGGCGGCGGGCCTGA
- a CDS encoding zinc-dependent metalloprotease gives MSDTPFGFGLPPEEPEDGDEGKKKDQQSGGGQGPANPFGFGGLPGAGGFGGPGADNPLAAMFGSLNPTDLGAAFQQLGQMLSYEGGPVNWDMAKQIARQTVAQGAQDGSKDASVGPADRRAVEEAVRLADLWLDDATSLPSGAGAAVAWSRAEWVEATLPAWQELVDPVAERVGAAMGDVLPEEMQAMAGPLIGMMRSMGGAMFGTQIGQAVGVLAGEVVGSTDIGLPLGPAGKAALLPANVEAFGKDLGVPQEEVRLYLALREAAHQRLFAHVPWLRSHLFGAVDGYARGIKVDTAKLEDVVGQFDPQNPEQLQDALQQGMFQPEDTPEQKAALARLETALALVEGWVDAVVHAAAKPRLASADALRETLRRRRATGGPAEQTFATLIGLELRPRRLRDASRLWASLTDARGADGRDGLWAHPDMLPTATDLDDPDGFVHREQLDFSELDKMLGEAAGGSQATPDPGKPDLRKKDDGEAEDDDAE, from the coding sequence GTGAGTGACACCCCATTCGGTTTCGGCCTTCCGCCGGAGGAGCCGGAGGACGGCGACGAGGGCAAGAAGAAGGACCAGCAGAGCGGCGGTGGGCAGGGACCGGCCAACCCGTTCGGCTTCGGCGGCCTGCCCGGAGCCGGAGGCTTTGGCGGCCCCGGCGCCGACAATCCGCTCGCAGCGATGTTCGGGTCGCTGAATCCCACGGATCTGGGCGCCGCGTTCCAGCAGCTGGGCCAGATGCTCTCCTACGAGGGCGGCCCGGTGAACTGGGACATGGCCAAGCAGATCGCCCGCCAGACGGTCGCCCAGGGCGCCCAGGACGGCTCGAAGGACGCGAGCGTGGGCCCGGCCGACCGCAGGGCGGTCGAGGAGGCCGTGCGCCTGGCCGACCTGTGGCTGGACGACGCGACGTCCCTGCCGTCGGGCGCGGGCGCGGCGGTGGCCTGGTCCCGCGCGGAGTGGGTCGAGGCGACCCTGCCGGCCTGGCAGGAGCTGGTCGACCCGGTCGCCGAGCGGGTCGGCGCGGCCATGGGCGACGTCCTGCCGGAGGAGATGCAGGCCATGGCGGGCCCGCTGATCGGCATGATGCGCTCGATGGGCGGCGCCATGTTCGGCACGCAGATCGGGCAGGCCGTCGGCGTGCTCGCGGGCGAGGTCGTCGGGTCCACCGACATCGGCCTGCCGCTCGGCCCGGCCGGCAAGGCGGCGCTGCTCCCGGCCAACGTGGAGGCGTTCGGCAAGGACCTCGGCGTGCCGCAGGAGGAGGTCCGGCTGTACCTGGCGCTGCGCGAGGCCGCCCACCAGCGTCTGTTCGCGCACGTTCCGTGGCTGCGCTCGCACCTGTTCGGCGCGGTCGACGGGTACGCGCGCGGGATCAAGGTCGACACGGCCAAGCTGGAGGACGTGGTCGGCCAGTTCGACCCGCAGAACCCCGAGCAGCTGCAGGACGCGCTGCAGCAGGGCATGTTCCAGCCGGAGGACACGCCCGAGCAGAAGGCGGCCCTGGCCCGCCTGGAGACCGCTCTGGCGCTCGTCGAGGGCTGGGTGGACGCGGTGGTCCACGCGGCCGCGAAGCCGCGCCTGGCGTCCGCGGACGCGCTGCGCGAGACGCTGCGCCGCCGCCGGGCCACGGGCGGCCCGGCCGAGCAGACGTTCGCCACGCTGATCGGCCTGGAGCTGCGCCCGCGCCGGCTGCGCGACGCCTCCCGCCTGTGGGCCTCGCTCACGGACGCGCGCGGGGCCGACGGCCGGGACGGCCTGTGGGCCCACCCGGACATGCTGCCGACGGCCACCGACCTGGACGACCCGGACGGCTTCGTCCACCGCGAGCAGCTGGACTTCTCCGAGCTGGACAAGATGCTCGGCGAGGCCGCGGGCGGTTCCCAGGCCACGCCCGACCCGGGCAAGCCGGACCTGCGCAAGAAGGACGACGGCGAGGCCGAGGACGACGACGCCGAGTGA
- a CDS encoding NUDIX hydrolase, protein MSLHDDAVLVLKEYGDQEELRQAYLDHLQAHPDGMWKACEAGHLTASALVIDPSRGRVLLTLHKKLQMWLQMGGHCEPEDRSLEAAALREATEESGIAGLTLLTGGPVRLDRHPIPAPCHWHFDVQYAAVAPPGAVQAISDESLDLRWFAYAEVPGVADESVVRLLEAARARL, encoded by the coding sequence GTGAGCCTCCACGACGACGCGGTCCTCGTGCTGAAGGAGTACGGGGACCAGGAAGAGCTGCGCCAGGCCTACCTGGACCACCTGCAGGCGCACCCGGACGGCATGTGGAAGGCCTGCGAGGCCGGGCACCTCACGGCGAGCGCTCTGGTGATCGACCCCTCGCGCGGCCGGGTGCTGCTGACCCTGCACAAGAAGTTGCAGATGTGGCTGCAGATGGGCGGCCACTGCGAGCCCGAGGACCGCTCCCTCGAGGCGGCGGCCCTGCGCGAGGCCACCGAGGAGTCGGGCATCGCCGGGCTGACCCTGCTGACCGGTGGCCCGGTGCGGCTCGACCGGCACCCCATCCCGGCGCCGTGCCACTGGCACTTCGACGTGCAGTACGCGGCCGTGGCACCGCCCGGAGCGGTCCAGGCGATCAGCGACGAATCTCTCGACCTGCGCTGGTTCGCCTACGCCGAGGTGCCCGGCGTGGCCGACGAGTCGGTCGTACGCCTGCTGGAAGCGGCCCGCGCCAGGCTCTGA
- a CDS encoding AIM24 family protein, producing the protein MQSPLFAYNDLQTQERWALQNAQLLRVTLEGHDDILARKGTMVAYQGLVEFDAEYRSNSQARARAYTGEGLDLMRCHGQGTVYLANLAQHVHIMDVEQDGLTVDSSYVLAMDSSLHHEVVAVDSLYGISGSGKYQLNITGRGRVALMTSGAPLLMQVTPDKYVNCDADAIVAWSTGLRVQMQAQTHSSGVWRRRGNTGEGWELSFMGSGFALVQPSELLPPQNAVIGQGLAAQFGMGQHGARGQNQGNVWS; encoded by the coding sequence ATGCAGAGCCCGCTTTTCGCGTACAACGACCTCCAGACGCAGGAGCGCTGGGCGTTGCAGAACGCGCAGCTGCTCCGGGTCACCCTGGAGGGCCACGACGACATCCTCGCCCGCAAGGGCACCATGGTCGCCTACCAGGGCCTGGTCGAGTTCGACGCCGAGTACCGCAGCAACAGCCAGGCACGCGCGCGTGCGTACACCGGCGAGGGCCTGGACCTGATGCGCTGTCACGGACAGGGCACGGTGTACCTGGCCAACCTGGCCCAGCACGTGCACATCATGGACGTCGAGCAGGACGGGCTGACCGTCGACAGCTCCTACGTCCTCGCCATGGACTCCTCGCTGCACCACGAGGTCGTCGCCGTCGACAGCCTCTACGGCATCTCGGGCTCGGGGAAGTACCAGCTGAACATCACCGGCCGCGGCAGGGTCGCCCTGATGACGTCGGGCGCGCCGCTGCTGATGCAGGTCACGCCGGACAAGTACGTCAACTGCGACGCGGACGCGATCGTCGCCTGGTCGACCGGGCTGCGCGTGCAGATGCAGGCCCAGACGCACTCCTCCGGGGTGTGGCGCCGGCGCGGCAACACCGGTGAGGGCTGGGAGCTGAGCTTCATGGGCTCCGGGTTCGCGCTGGTCCAGCCCAGCGAGCTGCTGCCGCCGCAGAACGCCGTGATCGGGCAGGGCCTCGCCGCCCAGTTCGGCATGGGGCAGCACGGGGCGCGCGGGCAGAACCAGGGCAACGTCTGGAGCTGA
- a CDS encoding AIM24 family protein — MNQPLAGFAPAPVTARMENHGSHMLKVAMQTGNDLLARVGSMVAYEGFVQYEPNPPAVRQIARDWITGEGAPLMKCSGDGLLYLADYGADVVVINLGGDGISVNATNLLAFDAHLTWGVERVKGLAKFAGQGLWNTRISGHGWVALTSRGTPIVVDCGGGEDETYVDPDALVAWSPNLKVKGKRSFKAQSLIGRGSGEAYQMAFSGQGIVVVQPSEDSTDRLRIRG, encoded by the coding sequence ATGAACCAGCCGCTCGCGGGCTTCGCCCCCGCACCCGTCACCGCCCGCATGGAGAACCACGGCAGCCACATGCTGAAGGTCGCCATGCAGACCGGAAACGACCTCCTCGCGCGCGTGGGGTCGATGGTCGCCTACGAGGGCTTCGTGCAGTACGAGCCCAACCCGCCGGCCGTCCGCCAGATCGCCCGCGACTGGATCACCGGCGAGGGCGCGCCCCTGATGAAGTGCTCCGGCGACGGACTGCTCTACCTCGCCGACTACGGCGCCGACGTCGTCGTGATCAACCTGGGCGGCGACGGCATCTCCGTCAACGCCACCAACCTGCTCGCCTTCGACGCCCACCTCACCTGGGGCGTGGAGCGCGTGAAGGGGCTCGCCAAGTTCGCCGGGCAGGGCCTGTGGAACACGAGGATCTCCGGGCACGGCTGGGTCGCGCTGACCTCCCGGGGCACGCCGATCGTCGTCGACTGCGGCGGCGGCGAGGACGAGACGTACGTCGACCCGGACGCACTCGTCGCCTGGTCGCCCAACCTCAAGGTGAAGGGCAAGCGCAGCTTCAAGGCGCAGTCGCTGATCGGCCGGGGCAGCGGCGAGGCCTACCAGATGGCCTTTTCCGGCCAGGGCATCGTCGTCGTCCAGCCCAGCGAGGACAGCACCGACCGTCTCCGGATCCGGGGCTGA